A region from the Nostoc sp. CENA543 genome encodes:
- a CDS encoding IS701 family transposase codes for MVEPRSPVKTIKFVDEYCQWYKSLFSDVRSFEAFKYLHIGCISELKRKTLPEIAKIVGLDNQQGLHHFLTKSPWEIEKLRALRLELILEIIKGRPIVLIIDETGDRKKGSSTDYVKRQYIGNLGKVDNGIVVVTAYGVFCGMTFPLLFEVYKPRERLKPEDKYLTKPQIAANLIRKLKSLGFKFNLVLADSLYGESGTNFVSVLDEMNLNYIVAIRSNHDVKLLPRQHTQYLEWQRFKRVFSDLDSENRYIREIIYGKRSEHRYWQITTDVEKLPGNSTWYVMTKYPDITPREVGNFYGLRTWVEYGLKQSKNELGWADYRLTHYADIERWWEIVCSSYLMVSLHSEQMQFSVPESPSKFAVHPWWDDGKGWKNILNNLRLIIQPFTLFNLIYPWLTVFPIPQLSLGFSKLQSIIYHLTSSIFIFLTHPDFYFSSA; via the coding sequence ATGGTAGAGCCTCGTTCACCCGTGAAAACGATCAAATTCGTGGACGAATATTGCCAGTGGTATAAAAGTCTGTTTTCAGATGTTAGAAGCTTTGAAGCATTTAAATACCTGCATATAGGTTGCATTTCCGAACTAAAACGGAAAACATTACCAGAAATAGCCAAAATTGTAGGATTAGATAATCAGCAAGGCTTACATCATTTCTTAACTAAATCACCTTGGGAAATAGAGAAGCTAAGAGCTTTACGTTTAGAACTAATTTTAGAAATCATAAAAGGTAGACCAATCGTTTTAATTATTGACGAAACTGGAGATAGAAAGAAAGGCTCATCAACAGATTATGTCAAAAGACAATATATAGGAAACTTAGGAAAGGTTGACAATGGAATTGTAGTGGTTACAGCATACGGTGTATTCTGCGGAATGACCTTTCCTCTGCTGTTTGAAGTATACAAGCCGCGTGAAAGATTAAAACCAGAAGATAAGTATCTAACCAAGCCACAAATAGCCGCTAATTTAATCAGAAAGCTCAAGTCACTAGGCTTTAAATTTAATTTAGTATTGGCAGATAGTTTGTATGGAGAAAGCGGAACTAATTTTGTATCAGTGTTAGATGAAATGAATCTAAACTATATAGTGGCAATTCGCTCAAACCACGATGTAAAGCTACTTCCACGACAGCATACTCAATATCTAGAGTGGCAGAGATTTAAACGTGTATTTTCTGACCTCGACAGTGAAAATCGATATATTAGAGAAATAATTTACGGAAAACGTAGCGAACATAGATATTGGCAGATCACCACAGACGTTGAAAAGTTGCCAGGAAACTCTACTTGGTATGTCATGACTAAATATCCCGATATTACACCCAGGGAAGTTGGGAATTTCTATGGGTTAAGAACATGGGTTGAATATGGCTTGAAGCAAAGTAAGAATGAATTAGGTTGGGCAGATTATCGTCTGACTCACTATGCGGATATTGAACGCTGGTGGGAGATTGTTTGTAGTAGCTATTTAATGGTTAGCCTTCACTCTGAACAAATGCAGTTTTCTGTGCCTGAATCTCCATCAAAATTTGCTGTTCATCCTTGGTGGGATGATGGAAAGGGTTGGAAGAACATTCTTAACAATCTCCGTTTAATAATTCAACCTTTTACTTTATTTAACCTAATATATCCCTGGTTAACAGTTTTTCCTATTCCCCAATTGTCCTTGGGTTTTTCTAAACTTCAATCTATTATTTATCACCTCACCAGTTCAATATTTATTTTCCTGACTCACCCTGATTTCTACTTTTCCTCTGCCTAG
- a CDS encoding ExeA family protein translates to MLSDVMTYFGLKRTLDHVGYFETQEQTNLFKELKPQIRQGRLIAITGVVGCGKTTTLQRLQLELSSEKDIIISRCLAIDKDKVNVGVLMSALFLDLSTEKDAKPPTHPELRERKLLALIQKCRKPIVLFVDEAHDIHHSTLVKIKRLIELVRQNGCTLSVVLLGHPKLKNDLRRPSLEEIGARTNIFSLEGIRGHQVEYIKWLLSECIYDDYLPEDLITDEAIEFLAQRLTTPLQIEHYLQRAFEDAYQAATKPVTRDMAEAVLNVGLNDLEPRLIRHGYNAKVLAELLNIRVSEVNSFIHAQLPPGRTQDLRDQMLKMGIPLYASEGN, encoded by the coding sequence ATGTTGAGTGATGTCATGACTTATTTTGGTCTGAAACGTACCTTAGACCATGTGGGGTATTTTGAGACCCAAGAGCAGACAAATCTATTCAAAGAACTGAAACCCCAAATTAGGCAAGGTCGTTTGATTGCGATAACAGGTGTTGTTGGTTGTGGTAAAACAACGACTTTACAACGACTGCAATTGGAATTGTCCTCTGAAAAAGACATAATTATTTCTCGTTGCCTTGCAATTGACAAAGATAAGGTCAACGTCGGGGTTTTGATGAGTGCTTTGTTTTTGGATTTAAGCACAGAAAAGGATGCTAAACCACCGACTCACCCAGAACTTAGAGAACGAAAATTATTAGCTTTGATTCAAAAATGCCGTAAGCCTATAGTGCTGTTTGTCGATGAAGCTCATGACATTCATCACAGTACGTTAGTCAAAATTAAGCGTTTAATTGAATTGGTACGCCAGAATGGTTGCACTTTATCTGTAGTGTTGCTGGGTCATCCCAAGTTGAAAAATGATCTGCGCCGACCATCTTTGGAAGAGATTGGTGCTAGAACCAATATTTTTAGTTTAGAAGGTATTAGAGGACATCAAGTTGAGTATATAAAATGGCTATTGAGTGAGTGTATTTACGATGATTATCTACCTGAAGATTTGATTACCGATGAGGCTATTGAATTTTTGGCTCAACGACTGACGACTCCCTTGCAAATTGAACATTATTTGCAGAGGGCTTTTGAAGACGCTTATCAAGCAGCAACTAAGCCTGTCACCCGTGATATGGCTGAAGCGGTCTTGAACGTAGGACTTAACGATTTAGAACCCCGCTTAATACGGCATGGTTACAATGCTAAAGTTCTAGCTGAGTTATTAAATATACGAGTAAGTGAAGTAAATTCTTTTATACACGCTCAGTTACCTCCAGGTCGAACCCAAGATTTGAGAGACCAGATGTTAAAAATGGGAATTCCTTTGTATGCGTCAGAGGGAAATTAA